A window of the Diospyros lotus cultivar Yz01 unplaced genomic scaffold, ASM1463336v1 superscaf1, whole genome shotgun sequence genome harbors these coding sequences:
- the LOC127792795 gene encoding protein DETOXIFICATION 16-like, producing the protein MFICEEKKKRMERKETKPPSLTTPLITVTDINEVQDGNDPGLERERQTEKKAIAIDERKEAAAVGEVKKQLWLAGPLICVSLLQFCLQLISIMFVGHLGELPLSGASMASSFASVTGFSLLLGMASALDTLCGQSYGAEQYRMLGIHMQRAMLILSFVSIPLALIWANTSPILVALGQDAEISAAAQLYARFMIPSLFAYCLLQCLVKFLQTQNIVFPMMISSGITTLLHLLVCWILVFKTGLGIRGAALANSFSYWVNALLLILYIKFSPSCAKTWTGFSKEAFHNIPTFLRLAIPSAVMICLEMWSFELMVLLSGLLPNPKLETSVLSISLNTAATVWMIPYGLSNAVSTRVSNEVGAGHPQAARLAVRVVLGMAATEGIVVGTVMILIRNIWGYAYSNETEVVRYVAAMMPILAVSNFLDGLQCVLSGTVRGCGRQKIGAFINLGSYYLMGIPCAIMFAFVLQIKGKGLWLGIICGLIVQVLSLLTITIRTNWEQEAKKATERVYDSLFPADRS; encoded by the exons ATGTTCATTTgtgaggaaaaaaagaaaagaatggaacGAAAGGAAACAAAACCTCCTTCTTTGACTACACCTCTGATCACAGTCACAGATATCAATGAAGTGCAAGATGGAAACGACCCTGGGCTTGAGAGGGAGAGGCAAACCGAGAAGAAGGCCATAGCGATTGATGAGAGGAAGGAGGCGGCTGCAGTGGGAGAAGTGAAGAAGCAGCTATGGCTTGCAGGGCCACTCATCTGTGTGAGCCTCTTGCAGTTCTGTTTGCAGCTTATTTCCATCATGTTTGTGGGTCATCTTGGAGAGCTGCCTCTCTCTGGTGCTTCCATGGCTAGCTCCTTTGCCTCTGTTACTGGCTTCAGCTTGCTG CTGGGGATGGCAAGTGCACTGGACACACTGTGTGGCCAATCCTATGGAGCAGAGCAGTATCGTATGCTGGGGATTCATATGCAGAGAGCTATGCTTATTCTTTCATTTGTAAGCATACCCCTTGCTCTCATTTGGGCAAACACGAGCCCCATTCTCGTGGCCTTAGGCCAAGATGCTGAGATATCCGCAGCAGCCCAGCTCTATGCCCGGTTCATGATCCCAAGCCTATTCGCTTACTGCCTTCTTCAGTGCCTTGTCAAGTTCTTGCAAACACAAAACATTGTCTTCCCAATGATGATAAGCTCTGGAATCACTACTCTGCTCCACCTCCTTGTGTGTTGGATTCTGGTGTTCAAAACCGGCCTAGGCATCCGCGGAGCAGCCTTGGCCAATTCCTTCTCATATTGGGTAAATGCCTTGCTGTTGATACTCTACATCAAGTTCTCCCCTTCTTGTGCAAAAACTTGGACTGGCTTCTCAAAAGAGGCCTTCCACAATATCCCCACTTTTCTCAGACTTGCAATCCCTTCTGCTGTCATGATCTG CTTGGAGATGTGGTCGTTTGAATTGATGGTCCTACTCTCCGGTCTTCTTCCTAATCCCAAGCTAGAAACCTCGGTGCTTTCTATATC CCTTAATACAGCTGCGACAGTTTGGATGATCCCCTATGGACTTAGTAATGCAGTAAG CACAAGGGTCTCGAACGAGGTAGGGGCCGGGCACCCTCAAGCTGCTCGGTTGGCTGTTCGTGTTGTCCTAGGCATGGCAGCTACAGAGGGCATTGTGGTAGGAACAGTAATGATTCTAATCCGAAACATCTGGGGCTACGCCTACAGCAACGAAACAGAAGTGGTCAGATATGTAGCGGCCATGATGCCAATCCTGGCAGTGTCCAATTTCTTGGATGGACTGCAGTGTGTTCTCTCAG GTACTGTTAGAGGGTGTGGCAGGCAGAAGATTGGTGCATTTATCAACCTGGGATCATATTATCTTATGGGCATCCCTTGTGCCATAATGTTTGCCTTTGTCCTACAAATTAAAGGAAAG GGCCTCTGGTTGGGGATTATCTGTGGACTCATTGTTCAAGTTTTGTCACTTCTTACCATTACAATACGCACTAATTGGGAGCAAGAA GCAAAGAAGGCAACAGAAAGAGTATATGACTCCCTGTTCCCAGCGGACAGGTCATGA
- the LOC127792876 gene encoding cyclin-dependent kinase D-3, protein MCEVDQLLSKKVADRYLKREVLGEGTYGVVYKAIDTKTGQTVAIKKIRLGKQKEGVNFTALREIKLLKELKDPNIIELIDAFPHKGNLHLVFEFMETDLEAVIRDRNILLSPADTKSYLQMTLKGLAFCHKKWVLHRDMKPNNLLIGSRGQLKLADFGLARIFGSPDRRFTHQVFARWYRSPELLFGAKAYGPAVDIWAAACIFAELLLRRPFLQGNSDIDQLGKIFAAFGTPKPSQWPDMQYLPDYVEYQYVPGQPLRQLFPMAGDDALDLLSKMFAYDPKGRISAQQALEHRYFSSGPPPTEPALLPRPAPKKESLNSKVSDFNPLEGPTVLSPPRKSRRVMPHREGFEGSAYQVDNPGLNTDENRPAASERNEHVPMSLDFSVFESRPPIRPTINSADRSHLKRKLDLEFQLPEEE, encoded by the exons ATGTGTGAAGTGGATCAGTTGTTGTCAAAGAAGGTCGCCGATCGCTACCTGAAGCGCGAAGTGCTCGGCGAAGGTACCTATGGGGTCGTCTACAAGGCCATCGACACCAAG ACCGGACAGACAGTTGCAATTAAGAAAATCCGGCTTGGGAAGCAGAAGGAAGGGGTTAATTTCACAGCTCTTAGAGAAATTAAATTGCTGAAGGAGTTAAAAGATCCAAATATAATTGAGCTGATTGATGCATTCCCTCATAAGGGGAATTTGCATCTTGTCTTTGAGTTCATGGAGACAGATCTAGAAGCTGTTATTCGTGATAGAAATATTTTACTCTCCCCGGCTGATACAAAGTCATACCTTCAAATGACCTTGAAGGGACTTGCTTTTTGTCACAAGAAATGGGTCTTGCATAG GGATATGAAACCAAACAATTTATTGATAGGATCTCGTGGGCAGCTTAAACTTGCGGATTTTGGTTTAGCTCGTATATTTGGGAGCCCAGATCGTAGGTTCACTCACCAG GTATTTGCTCGATGGTATAGGTCACCTGAGCTGCTGTTTGGTGCCAAGGCTTATGGTCCTGCTGTAGATATTTGGGCTGCAGCATGTATATTTGCTGAACTGCTCCTGCGCCGACCTTTTCTCCAG GGTAATAGTGATATTGATCAACTGGGGAAAATCTTCGCTGCTTTTGGGACTCCAAAGCCCTCTCAGTGGCCTGATATGCAATACCTTCCTGACTATGTGGAATACCAATATGTTCCTGGACAGCCTCTTCGTCAATTGTTTCCTATGGCTGGTGATGATGCATTAGATCTCTTGTCAAAGATGTTTGCATATGATCCGAAAGGTAGAATTTCTGCACAGCAGGCATTGGAGCATAG gTACTTCTCATCTGGACCACCTCCTACAGAACCAGCATTGCTCCCAAGACCTGCCCCAAAGAAGGAATCCCTGAATTCAAAGGTTTCAGATTTCAATCCACTTGAAGGTCCAACTGTGTTGTCCCCtccaagaaaatcaagaagagtgATGCCACATCGAGAGGGTTTTGAAGGCAGTGCATACCAAGTTGATAATCCTGGCCTCAATACAGATGAAAACAGACCAGCAGCCAGTGAGAGAAATGAGCATGTGCCAATGTCATTGGATTTTTCTGTCTTTGAATCCAGACCACCTATTAGACCAACAATTAACAG TGCCGACAGGTCACACCTAAAGAGGAAATTGGATCTTGAATTCCAACTCCCTGAAGAAGAGTAA
- the LOC127793080 gene encoding alpha-1,3-arabinosyltransferase XAT3, which yields MIYDSILARSFSKHEQRKLGCGAFLTSLIIVFTVITVFKPYLGPLRVLNLRVSLGAGLEMLRTEEILSEPQQKEITRDKKFKPICSTSEPRSDVCQMSGDIRIHGNSSTVFVAVTASGTAIFPESSSWKLRPYARKGDRAAMEGVREFTVKMVRSSSQYIPNCTHNHSVPAIVFSTGGYAGNHFHDFNDVVIPLYLTSREFHGEVKFLISDKEVYWVEKFKEVLKHLSKYEVTDIDGETGVHCFPRMVVGLKHHGEFKIDPSRSPYSMKQFREFLKGAYSLKRETAIKTRDGEFRRPRLLIISRRRSRSFTNEVEIVQMARSLGFEVIVVEAFMNLATFSQLVNSCDVMMGVHGAGLTNIVFLPENAVFIQIVPLGGLEWLARTDFGEPAKAMNLRYIEYKIGENESSLWQEYPPQHQVFRDPYSIQKEGWPTFSAVYLERQNVKLDVGRFRATLLEALNLLQM from the exons atgatctatgattCCATCTTGGCCAGAAGCTTCAGCAAGCATGAGCAGAGGAAGCTGGGATGTGGAGCTTTTCTTACCTCCTTAATCATTGTATTTACAGTCATTACAGTGTTTAAACCTTATTTGGGCCCTCTAAGAGTTT TGAATTTGCGAGTTTCATTGGGGGCTGGCCTCGAAATGCTCAGGACTGAAGAAATATTAAGTGAACCCCAGCAAAAAG AAATAACTCGAGACAAGAAATTCAAGCCAATTTGCAGCACTTCAGAGCCAAGATCTGATGtttgccagatgagtggagatATAAGGATTCATGGAAATTCTTCCACTGTTTTTGTTGCTGTAACTGCTTCTGGCACAGCCATTTTCCCGGAAAGCAGCTCATGGAAACTACGGCCTTATGCTCGAAAAGGTGACAGAGCCGCCATGGAAGGAGTCCGAGAGTTCACAGTCAAGATGGTGAGGAGTTCGTCTCAGTACATCCCTAACTGCACCCACAACCACAGTGTTCCAGCCATTGTCTTCTCAACCGGTGGCTATGCTGGAAACCACTTCCATGACTTCAATGATGTGGTGATACCTCTCTATCTAACTTCTAGAGAATTCCATGGAGAAGTAAAGTTTCTTATCAGTGACAAGGAAGTTTACTGGGTTGAGAAGTTCAAGGAAGTACTCAAACACTTGTCCAAGTATGAAGTCACTGACATTGATGGAGAAACAGGAGTCCACTGCTTCCCAAGAATGGTTGTTGGCCTTAAACACCATGGAGAGTTCAAAATTGATCCTTCAAGATCTCCATATTCCATGAAGCAATTCAGGGAGTTCTTGAAAGGAGCCTACTCACTGAAGAGAGAAACAGCCATCAAGACAAGAGATGGGGAATTCAGAAGGCCGAGGCTTCTGATAATCTCAAGAAGAAGATCCCGATCCTTCACGAACGAAGTTGAGATAGTCCAGATGGCAAGAAGCTTAGGGTTCGAAGTGATTGTCGTTGAAGCATTCATGAACTTGGCAACATTTTCCCAGCTTGTGAACTCCTGTGATGTGATGATGGGAGTCCATGGAGCTGGGCTCACCAACATTGTGTTTCTCCCTGAAAATGCTGTTTTCATCCAAATAGTTCCTTTGGGGGGTTTGGAATGGCTAGCAAGAACTGATTTTGGAGAGCCTGCAAAGGCCATGAATCTGAGGTACATTGAGTACAAGATTGGTGAAAATGAGAGCTCTCTTTGGCAAGAATACCCACCTCAACATCAAGTTTTTAGGGACCCTTATTCAATACAAAAGGAGGGTTGGCCTACTTTTAGTGCAGTGTACTTAGAGAGGCAAAATGTAAAGCTTGATGTGGGGAGATTTAGGGCCACTTTGTTAGAAGCTCTCAATCTTCTCCAAATGTAG